One window of the Cryptomeria japonica chromosome 7, Sugi_1.0, whole genome shotgun sequence genome contains the following:
- the LOC131856254 gene encoding protein HOTHEAD-like: MRMEILFFLISCLLLFTNHHHLFCPVEATQNLEYPYSFMTADAEKAAARTYDYIIVGGGTAGCPLAATLSQNYSVLVLERGGSPYGNPVTADNKDFFKVFGNASDYPYELEGFVTEDGVQTARGRVLGGGTSVNAGFYSRASLQYIRKMGWDEKLVNESFEWVERLNAFKPDKLFVWSSAVRDGLLEAGVLPYHGYTLDNLVGTKISATIFDKKGSRHTAADLLQYANPDNIVVLLNATASRILFDSSTGKLKASGVDFISSTDGKSYQVSANKSSDLSEVILSAGPIGSPQLLLLSGIGPSDELEKLNITVHLDLKSVGKGVQDPPRSTVVIESPKPLEFGNIQVVGIIDNSNIYIEPTSYFREINATHKQYLGAIFSKVAYPLSRGELWLRSKDPLDTPYVRYNYFSNPLDLQECMVGVKTLSHISMTSAIQEFAFNVSGNTKMLRFSGSALPENPSDNDALAKFCKDTLASIWHYHGGCQVDLVIDQRYRVKGVDSLRIVDNSIYKDSPGTNPQATTMMLGRYMGLRILQERMQN; this comes from the exons ATGAGAATGGAGATCCTATTCTTTTTAATTTCATGTCTGCTTTTATTTACGAATCATCATCACCTGTTTTGTCCAGTGGAGGCAACGCAGAACTTAG AATATCCATATTCATTTATGACAGCAGATGCTGAAAAGGCTGCTGCGAGAACGTATGATTACATTATCGTTGGAGGAGGTACAGCTGGATGTCCTCTGGCAGCAACACTGTCACAGAATTATTCTGTTTTGGTATTGGAGAGGGGAGGCTCTCCCTATGGAAATCCCGTCACTGCAGACAATAAAGACTTTTTCAAGGTTTTTGGCAACGCCAGTGATTATCCCTATGAACTTGAGGGATTTGTGACAGAAGATGGAGTGCAGACGGCAAGGGGAAGGGTTCTGGGAGGTGGAACATCCGTCAATGCTGGCTTCTACAGCAGGGCAAGCCTTCAATATATTCGAAAGATGGGATGGGACGAGAAGCTTGTGAATGAGTCATTTGAATGGGTGGAGAGATTGAATGCATTCAAACCAGACAAGCTTTTTGTTTGGAGTTCTGCTGTCCGGGATGGACTTTTGGAAGCTGGGGTGCTTCCTTATCATGGGTATACTCTGGATAATTTGGTAGGCACCAAGATAAGTGCTACAATTTTTGACAAGAAAGGTAGTAGACACACAGCTGCAGATCTTTTACAATATGCAAATCCAGATAACATTGTAGTTCTTCTGAATGCTACAGCCAGCAGAATCCTCTTTGATTCCTCAACAG GGAAGTTGAAAGCCAGTGGCGTGGACTTCATCAGTAGCACCGATGGCAAGTCTTATCAAGTATCAGCCAACAAATCATCAGATCTGAGTGAGGTTATTTTGTCCGCAGGACCCATAGGTAGCCCCCAACTTCTACTATTAAGTGGAATAGGCCCATCAGATGAGTTAGAAAAATTGAATATTACTGTGCATTTAGATCTGAAATCAGTAGGGAAAGGGGTTCAAGATCCACCTCGTTCAACAGTTGTCATCGAATCTCCTAAACCATTGGAATTTGGTAACATACAGGTTGTAGGTATAATAGACAATTCAAACATTTACATTGAGCCTACTAGCTATTTCAGAGAAATAAATGCCACTCATAAACAATATTTAGGTGCAATATTTAGTAAAGTGGCATATCCCTTATCAAGGGGTGAGCTGTGGCTTAGAAGCAAAGATCCCCTAGATACTCCTTATGTAAGatataattatttttctaatcCTTTAGATCTACAAGAATGTATGGTTGGTGTGAAGACATTGTCTCATATTAGCATGACATCTGCTATTCAAGAGTTTGCATTTAATGTTAGTGGAAACACAAAGATGCTTCGATTTAGTGGATCGGCACTGCCAGAAAATCCATCAGACAATGATGCCTTGGCCAAGTTTTGCAAAGATACACTAGCATCAATATGGCATTATCATGGAGGATGTCAAGTTGACCTTGTTATTGATCAAAGGTATCGTGTCAAAGGCGTTGATAGTCTAAGGATTGTTGACAATTCTATTTACAAGGATAGCCCAGGGACAAATCCTCAAGCCACTACTATGATGCTTGGAAG GTACATGGGACTTCGCATCCTCCAAGAACGCATGCAAAATTGA